A window of the Megalopta genalis isolate 19385.01 chromosome 2, iyMegGena1_principal, whole genome shotgun sequence genome harbors these coding sequences:
- the LOC117225564 gene encoding galactose mutarotase, with translation MNMDVHGCNCKNVTITEGIFGEIWVDNDENQVFTDSIPKIVKSYTIRNANRMEVIIITWGATIVSLKCPDKYGHSADVVIGFDDLKEYMNPITNPFIGCILGRCANRIKDGHITIRGRDYQLTKNDFNGKHHLHGGANGFGRKVWDSYIAGCSVVMSYLSPDGEEGYPGAVLTTIRFKLTTDNKLDICMRATTSKPTIINLSHGSMFNLAGHDAGEVELKKHKILFNCDRWTFSDYTDPVPTGAIHGVGGTSMDFRIPRILGQYMEKVPPGEGYDHNLCITRNGQSGSLFVAKAWHVKSGRTLEVYSDQCGVQFYTGGRIPPSIPEISFISDSFEEEENGGDFENGNEEGICSEKSWTKITAPKKLKFILGKRGVHYKKYCGFTIQPQNYPNAIHYSHFPCCILYPGQVYCHDLIYKFNVQLANFM, from the exons ATGAACATGGATGTTCATGGGTGCAATTGCAAAAATGTAACAATTACAGAAGGAATATTTGGAGAAATCTGGGTCG ATAATGATGAAAATCAAGTGTTTACTGACTCTATACCAAAAATAGTAAAATCATATACTATTAGAAATGCTAATCGCATGGAAGTTATCATTATTACTTGGGGTGCTACAATTGTATCGTTGAAGTGTCCAGATAAGTATGGACACTCTGCTGACGTCGTTATTGGATTTGATGATTTAAAAG AGTACATGAATCCTATAACGAATCCATTTATTGGATGTATACTAGGAAGATGTGCAAATCGAATAAAAGATGGACATATTACTATTAGAGGTAGAGATTATCAGTTAACAAAAAATGATTTCAATGGAAAACATCATTTACATGGAGgg GCAAATGGATTTGGTCGTAAGGTTTGGGACTCATATATTGCTGGATGTTCAGTTGTCATGAGCTATTTAAGCCCAGATGGAGAGGAAGGCTATCCAGGTGCAGTGTTAACTACAATAAGATTTAaattaactacagataacaagtTGGACATATGTATGAGGGCAACAACATCTAAGCCAACAATAATAAATTTATCACATGGTTCAATGTTTAATCTAGCTGGGCAT GATGCAGGAGAAGTAGAATtaaaaaaacataaaatattattcaattgTGATCGATGGACATTTTCGGATTATACAGATCCTGTTCCAACAGGTGCAATACATGGGGTAGGTGGAACTTCGATGGATTTCAGAATTCCAAGAATTTTGGGACAATACATGGAAAAG GTACCGCCGGGGGAAGGTTACGATCACAATCTTTGTATTacaagaaatggacaatctggaagTTTGTTTGTTGCAAAGGCATGGCATGTGAAAAGTGGACG taCCTTAGAAGTCTACTCTGATCAATGTGGTGTACAGTTTTATACCGGAGGTCGTATACCACCCAGTATACCAGAGATTTCATTTATTTCTGATTCGTTCGAAGaa GAAGAAAATGGTGGAGATTTTGAAAATGGAAACGAAGAAGGAATATGTTCTGAAAAATCGTGGACAAAAATTACTGCGccgaaaaaattaaaatttattttaggaAAACGAGGAGTCCACTATAAAAAATATTGTGGTTTTACTATTCAACCACAAAATTATCCTAATGCAATACATTAT TCACATTTTCCATGTTGCATATTGTATCCTGGACAAGTTTATTGTCACGACTTAATATACAAGTTTAATGTACAACTTGCAAATTTTATGtag